A window of the Cannabis sativa cultivar Pink pepper isolate KNU-18-1 chromosome X, ASM2916894v1, whole genome shotgun sequence genome harbors these coding sequences:
- the LOC115703186 gene encoding allene oxide synthase 3 → MSSISSYSIIHDLEDQLPSNYEKERQELPLKEIPGGYGLPFFGAIKDRWDFYYNQGRDGFFQARMTQYKSTVFRANGPPGPFMAKNPKVIVLLDAASFPILFDMTKVEKKNVFDGTYMPSTGFTGGYRVLSFLDPSEPKHKSLKGYFFSVLASKHENFIPVLRKSLTELFNTLESQLSSKKEANFNPISDTYSFEYVFNLFCGKSPKDTVLGSQGNTTVDTWLVPQVAPLITLGVPKFLQLVEDLLIHTFPIPSFLVKSKYNKIYQAFSSSATEVLDKAKDFGLEKEEACHNLIFLTCFNTYGGMKVLFPSLFKWIGQAGPTLHAQLVHEIRSMVKQEGGVTFAAIEKMALTKSVVYEVLRIEPPVPFQYGHAKEDLVIQSHDASFKVKKGEMMFGYQPFATKDPKVFDKPEKFVAYRFMGKGEENLKYVFWSNGRETEDPSVDNKQCAGRDLVVLMARVLLVEFFLRYDTFTCVAEQFLVGTRVIFKSLTKASKFHQLKSFE, encoded by the coding sequence ATGTCTTCAATATCATCTTACTCAATCATACATGACCTAGAAGATCAATTACCATCCAATTATGAAAAGGAAAGACAAGAGCTTCCACTAAAAGAGATCCCTGGAGGTTATGGCTTGCCGTTTTTTGGGGCCATTAAAGACCGATGGGATTTCTACTACAACCAAGGTCGGGACGGATTCTTCCAAGCCCGAATGACCCAATACAAATCTACAGTCTTCAGAGCCAACGGGCCACCAGGCCCCTTCATGGCAAAAAATCCTAAAGTCATTGTCCTCCTAGACGCTGCAAGTTTTCCTATCCTCTTTGACATGACCAAAGTCGAGAAGAAGAACGTCTTTGATGGAACTTATATGCCTTCTACTGGCTTTACAGGTGGTTACAGAGTACTCTCCTTCCTCGACCCATCTGAGCCAAAACACAAATCCCTCAAAGGCTACTTCTTCTCTGTCCTTGCTTCCAAACACGAAAACTTCATCCCTGTGTTGCGAAAGTCCCTAACCGAGCTTTTCAACACTCTAGAGTCACAACTGTCATCTAAGAAAGAAGCTAACTTCAACCCCATAAGCGATACCTACTCATTCGAGTATGTTTTCAACCTCTTTTGTGGTAAAAGTCCTAAAGACACTGTCTTAGGGTCCCAAGGCAACACCACTGTTGACACGTGGCTTGTCCCGCAAGTGGCTCCACTCATAACCCTAGGCGTACCGAAGTTCCTACAACTAGTGGAAGATCTACTCATCCACACATTCCCGATACCAAGTTTCCTTGTGAAATCAAAGTACAATAAAATATACCAAGCTTTCTCCTCCTCAGCCACCGAAGTGCTAGACAAAGCAAAGGATTTCGGGCTCGAGAAAGAAGAGGCTTGCCATAATCTGATTTTCCTCACGTGCTTTAATACCTACGGAGGCATGAAAGTCCTCTTCCCAAGCTTGTTCAAGTGGATCGGTCAAGCCGGCCCTACTTTGCATGCCCAACTAGTTCACGAGATCAGAAGCATGGTTAAGCAAGAAGGAGGGGTGACTTTTGCTGCCATAGAAAAGATGGCGTTGACCAAGTCAGTGGTGTACGAGGTGTTGAGGATCGAGCCTCCGGTTCCATTCCAGTACGGTCACGCTAAGGAAGATCTGGTTATCCAGAGCCACGATGCGTCGTTTAAGGTAAAGAAGGGGGAGATGATGTTTGGGTATCAGCCATTTGCGACGAAAGACCCCAAAGTTTTTGACAAGCCCGAGAAGTTTGTGGCATATAGGTTTATGGGGAAAGGTGAAGAGAACCTAAAGTACGTGTTTTGGTCTAATGGAAGAGAGACTGAGGATCCTTCAGTGGATAATAAGCAATGTGCGGGTAGAGATTTGGTGGTGTTGATGGCTAGAGTACTGTTGGTGGAGTTCTTTCTTAGGTATGACACATTTACCTGCGTCGCTGAGCAGTTCTTGGTGGGTACAAGGGTTATTTTCAAGTCGTTGACTAAGGCCTCCAAATTCCATCAGCTTAAGTCATTTGAGTGA
- the LOC115703189 gene encoding uncharacterized protein LOC115703189, protein MEFVVEEDKHLDKDCSTLIMPALSIGNVGQLAMDLLVSTMKPERVGYLDTPFVLPCVGNDAYVPVPQGQLALPLEVYESPANGVTLLQQRSPVVKGMMIEFAKNLAEFAAASGKTHVIVLSSLDFGRWQKIDMSSGSQVHYLSNTKKDGKDDHCEKIGWKILEEYNPDQRRWKYLSDIAEGSSVHVDDLSFEDEQENDEDYYPSLPFAALYSCFKEKGLKVTCLLCYCSEGDNIPDAFNLAEAACKLLGFCPNNLNNYADGKWLIPFSWGTLYGPAPDMSIF, encoded by the exons ATGGAATTCGTCGTTGAAGAAGACAAACACCTCGATAAAGATTGTTCCACTCTAATTATG cCGGCATTGTCAATTGGAAatgtggggcaattggctatGGATCTTTTAGTTTCAACCATGAAACCAGAGAGAGTTGGATATTTGGATACTCCTTTTGTTCTTCCTTGTGTGGGAAATGATGCATATGTGCCTGTGCCTCAAGGCCAGCTCGCTCTACCACTTGAAG TTTATGAATCACCCGCTAATGGAGTCACTCTTCTCCAACAAAGGTCCCCAGTTGTCAAG GGGATGATGATTGAATTTGCTAAAAACTTGGCTGAGTTTGCTGCTGCTAGTGGAAAGACACATGTTATTGTGCTGTCTAGCTTAGATTTCGGGAGGTGGCAGAAAATTGATATGTCAAG TGGTTCGCAGGTCCATTACCTATCAAACACCAAGAAGGATGGAAAAGATGATCACTGTGAGAAAATTGGGTGGAAAATACTAGAAGAATATAACCCTGACCAGAGGAGATGGAAATATCTGAGTGATATAGCAGAGGGCAGTTCTGTGCATGTAGATGATTTGTCTTTTGAGGACGAGCAAGAAAATGATGAAGATTACTACCCAAGCTTGCCTTTTGCTGCACTTTATTCATGTTTCAAG GAAAAAGGTTTGAAGGTCACCTGCTTATTATGCTACTGCTCAGAGGGAGACAACATCCCCGATGCTTTCAATTTGGCTGAGGCAGCATGCAAACTTCTGGGATTTTGTCCCAATAATCTTAATA ACTACGCGGACGGCAAATGGCTCATCCCATTTTCATGGGGAACACTCTATGGACCAGCTCCAGACATGTCCATCTTTTAA